The Daphnia pulex isolate KAP4 chromosome 3, ASM2113471v1 genome includes a region encoding these proteins:
- the LOC124189918 gene encoding uncharacterized protein LOC124189918 → MAGPSDFYGWHRHQRMDPRAVGFRTEQEARDWANRSRDWNGQPRDRFVHFDYPDRERSPLRNYREWAPSFDAQPPLFNIPPVIPPPAFDVPPRDQFFHGDRFYQNDVGDRPRGRAKERGNGAEFPLDDRIEEEAYVRFSKLRDLEEREKRESRQEEDEEDGEYLEVEDEEEEELDEGGPKLVDRPWLPKERTPQAPAAGSKSKGKALKPTRAAAAAATAGSSKAASESGEVTAFIPTAISDEIRVWLTTGLSTDDSKAISKKFELEFEDPTFSIKPPKLDGFMLRHAKDKDRLKGVNASEEALIQTQLKIMDVAPPLFDLYAKVCALGEGETVTQAKNTVRAVLQQWGRAYYHITQRRRRAVVTLVEPTYDFILSNPDAFAPGKEATELLFTDKFLETMLKEASQDATLASSSAARARAKAGGRKVAVNPGPSQRVLRPRREAAAQFPVEGRQSGGVGRGRPPGATAWTRGGERNQTFRGRKAGGYSRSKNN, encoded by the exons ATGGCAGGCCCTAGTGATTTTTATGGTTGGCATAGGCACCAGAGAATGGACCCACGGGCCGTAGGTTTTCGTACTGAACAAGAAGCTAGAGATTGGGCAAATCGTTCTCGTGATTGGAATGGTCAGCCACGCGACCGTTTTGTTCACTTTGATTATCCAGATAGAGAAAGGTCTCCTCTTCGAAACTATCGAGAGTGGGCTCCCTCCTTTGACGCTCAACCGCCATTGTTTAATATTCCACCCGTGATTCCACCACCGGCTTTTGACGTTCCTCCGCGTGATCAGTTTTTTCACGGAGACCggttttatcaaaatgatgtGGGGGATCGACCAAGGGGGCGTGCGAAGGAACGGGGGAATGGCGCCGAGTTTCCGTTAGATGATAGGATCGAAGAAGAAGCCTACGTTCGTTTTAGCAAGCTAAGAGACttggaagaaagagagaagcggGAGAGCAGAcaggaggaagacgaagaagatggcgaGTATCTTGAAGTAGaggacgaagaggaagaagagttaGACGAGGGGGGTCCAAAGCTAGTGGACCGTCCATGGCTACCAAAGGAGCGTACTCCCCAAGCCCCTGCCGCCGGATCTAAGTCGAAAGGGAAGGCTCTAAAACCAACGCGCGCGGCAGCCGCGGCAGCCACGGCAGGCTCATCCAAAGCAGCCAGTGAATCAGGGGAAGTGACGGCGTTCATCCCAACAGCGATTTCAGACGAGATTAGGGTTTGGCTAACGACTGGCCTGTCAACCGACGATTCAAAAGCAATCTCAAAGAAATTTGAGCTCGAGTTTGAGGACCCGACTTTCTCGATTAAACCGCCTAAGCTCGACGGCTTTATGTTGAGGCATGCTAAAGACAAAGATCGATTGAAAGGGGTTAATGCTTCGGAGGAAGCGCTTATACAGACTCAGCTTAAAATAATGGACGTTGCCCCACCTCTGTTTGATTTATACGCTAAAGTGTGTGCTCTTGGAGAGGGAGAAACGGTGACGCAAGCCAAGAATACGGTGCGGGCCGTTTTACAACAGTGGGGTAGAGCGTACTACCACATCACCCAAAGAAGAAGGCGAGCGGTTGTGACATTGGTGGAACCGACATATGACTTCATATTGTCAAACCCTGACGCTTTCGCACCGGGAAAGGAGGCAACTGAGCTCCTTTTCACGGACAAATTCTTAGAGACGATGCTCAAGGAGGCGTCTCAAGACGCCACACTGGCAAGCTCATCGGCGGCTCGAGCGAGGGCTAAGGCAGGTGGAAGAAAGGTAGCAGTGAACCCAGGCCCATCTCAACGGGTGTTGCGCCCAAGGAGAGAAGCAGCGGCCCAATTTCCCGTTGAAGGGAGGCAGAGTGGTGGGGTCGGAAGAGGACGACCGCCGGGTGCAACTGCTTGGACTCGAGGAGGTGAAAG AAATCAAACCTTTCGTGGCCGGAAAGCTGGAGGTTATTCTAGAAGCAAGAATAACTAG
- the LOC124191464 gene encoding helix-loop-helix protein 11-like, whose product MSIMFNKAGDKRRHDDVLRHDEEVIGSLCSLGDSSPQESMEGGWVDEKRVRREIANSNERRRMQSINSGFQSLRTLLPQSEGEKLSKAAILQQTTEYIYQLEQEKTRLVAQNCHLKRLLGPLKSKDLTESTEIPLSPENMSEVTVGGEDVLLSGVSTKKKIQDPVPLEKEKRKGMLSGEAYSRAVDRLRKEVNESKALLESERKLRLKLEEQIHALEAQLQLQIDVPEVDNSEEITAHILGRKPNLPQKMFKSEAHDEDSDLISAARNASGNSNQRWNNNKRCTSVARRSVVTTAAMSPSLNRRDSTASPSSSNDHNQVQFMNTQSNMMTSLPAHLVLDDRPNSRTGSLLEAAMMAEPKVEVELASRVPSPALSLSMAGGPASPASSLPLSSLPVLSFQLPPHLAHLSHLAHGDGSSSSIVLQHAGEEVTFVDIDTPFSSDSKSYLAATSRQNLETIVEAIRHLEGDHLFNDDASGSRKGQLVEVEIDTEGEAIGCSLVVTSAQDELQSEDGMDEQEHPMQLTITEDQDVGEMITVSTEAEVDTNSDVLDDGEMVHGPNVIIVKRV is encoded by the exons ATGTCAATCATGTTCAATAAAGCCGGAGATAAACGCCGGCATGATGATGTGCTACGACACGACGAGGAAGTTATTGGCTCGTTATGCAG TCTTGGTGATAGTTCTCCACAAGAATCCATGGAGGGGGGTTGGGTTGATGAGAAGCGTGTTCGCAGAGAGATTGCCAACTCAAATGAGAGGCGGAGAATGCAGAGCATAAATTCTGGTTTCCAGTCACTCAGAACTTTGCTTCCTCAAAGTGAAGGGGAGAAATTAAGCAAG GCGGCAATACTACAACAAACGACTGAATACATTTATCAATTAGAACAAGAAAAGACAAGACTAGTTGCTCAAAACTGCCACCTGAAACGTCTCTTAG gCCCACTCAAAAGCAAGGACCTTACAGAATCCACAGAAATTCCCCTTTCTCCAGAAAATATGTCTGAAGTTACAGTTGGTGGTGAAGATGTGCTGCTTTCTGGGGTCTCTACCAAGAAGAAAATCCAAGATCCAGTTCCtcttgaaaaagagaaaagaaaagggatgCTTTCAGGGGAAGCTTATAGTCGTGCTGTTGATAG aTTAAGGAAAGAAGTGAATGAATCAAAAGCTCTACTGGAATCGGAACGAAAACTACGCCTGAAACTCGAAGAGCAAATACATGCGCTCGAAGCTCAGCTACAGTTGCAGATAGATGTTCCCGAAGTTGATAATTCCGAAGAAATTACAGCTCATATTCTAGGAAGGAAACCTAATCTCcctcaaaaaatgtttaaa tcggaagcCCATGACGAAGATTCCGATTTGATCAGTGCTGCCCGCAATGCCTCTGGTAACTCTAATCAAcgatggaataataataaaaggtgTACCTCGGTTGCCCGGAGAAGTGTGGTCACTACAGCGGCAATGTCTCCTAGCTTAAACAGGAGAGATAGCACTGCCAGTCCTAGTTCCAGTAATGATCACAACCAAGTTCAGTTTATGAATACCCAGAGCAATATGATGACATCCTTACCTGCCCATCTGGTTCTAGATGATCGCCCAAATAG TCGCACAGGAAGCTTACTAGAGGCAGCGATGATGGCCGAACCGAAGGTGGAAGTTGAACTTGCTTCCCGAGTTCCATCTCCGGCGTTAAGTCTTTCCATGGCGGGAGGGCCGGCCTCCCCCGCTAGCAGTCTGCCGTTATCCTCTCTTCCTGTACTATCTTTCCAATTACCACCTCACTTGGCTCATTTGTCTCATTTGGCCCACGGTGATGGATCTTCTTCGTCGATTGTGTTGCAGCATGCAGGAGAAGAAGTGACATTTGTTGACATTGACACGCCTTTTAGTTCTGACAGCAA ATCCTATCTGGCTGCCACCTCCCGACAGAACCTTGAAACCATTGTCGAAGCAATTCGTCACTTGGAAGGCGATCACCTTTTTAATGATGATGCGTCTGGCTCTCGCAAAGGTCAATTAGTGGAAGTTGAAATCGATACAGAAGGTGAAGCGATAGGATGCAGTCTGGTCGTCACAAGTGCTCAAGACGAG CTTCAATCGGAAGACGGAATGGATGAACAAGAACACCCTATGCAGTTAACTATTACCGAAGATCAAGATGTTGGAG AAATGATTACTGTGAGCACGGAGGCAGAGGTGGATACAAATAGTGACGTCTTGGATGATGGAGAAATGGTCCACGGCCCAAACGTTATCATCGTTAAACGAGTTTAA
- the LOC124191466 gene encoding type-1 angiotensin II receptor-associated protein-like isoform X2, whose product MQQSSTLLNSALKPRNVRENFNDYRFMTDKTHAIFFIHLVFTTWGLQSDWAPTSYFFYNLLFLMVLLWGLHQQESVQPIVMAFYFDIICFILDIVNVGVFFPSRSGSTSRRFSAGMAIVNMLLRPLTAFFLYKIMGERNALYGGSAYHDSALTEIFGNPDNRRGRYQDMGHVAAPSQELRAAAAASADELNTLQKV is encoded by the exons ATGCAGCAGTCTAGCACCTTACTGAATTCAGctttaaag CCACGTAATGTGagagaaaattttaacgaCTATCGTTTTATGACGGACAAGACACAC GCAATCTTCTTTATCCACTTGGTCTTCACGACATGGGGACTGCAATCAGATTGGGCACCGACGTCATATTTCTTCTACAACCTTCTCTTTTTGATGGTTCTCTTATGGGGACTGCATCAACAAGAATCTGTGCAACCTATTGTCATG GCTTTCTACTTTgacattatttgttttatcttGGATATCGTGAACGTCGGCGTGTTCTTTCCGTCAAGATCAG GATCAACTTCAAGACGATTCAGTGCTGGAATGGCTATCGTGAACATGCTGCTACGTCCATTGACCGCTTTTTTCCTTTACAAAATTATGGGCGAAAGGAATGCTCTCTATGGAGGATCTGCTTACCATGATAGCGCACTGACAGAAATTTTCGGCAATCCAGATAATCGTCGTGGACGCTATCAAGATATGGGCCACGTCGCAGCGCCATCACAAGAACTGCGAGCTGCAGCTGCCGCTTCCGCTGACGAGTTAAACACTTTACAGAAAGTGTGA
- the LOC124191466 gene encoding type-1 angiotensin II receptor-associated protein-like isoform X3: protein MQQSSTLLNSALKAIFFIHLVFTTWGLQSDWAPTSYFFYNLLFLMVLLWGLHQQESVQPIVMAFYFDIICFILDIVNVGVFFPSRSGSTSRRFSAGMAIVNMLLRPLTAFFLYKIMGERNALYGGSAYHDSALTEIFGNPDNRRGRYQDMGHVAAPSQELRAAAAASADELNTLQKV from the exons ATGCAGCAGTCTAGCACCTTACTGAATTCAGctttaaag GCAATCTTCTTTATCCACTTGGTCTTCACGACATGGGGACTGCAATCAGATTGGGCACCGACGTCATATTTCTTCTACAACCTTCTCTTTTTGATGGTTCTCTTATGGGGACTGCATCAACAAGAATCTGTGCAACCTATTGTCATG GCTTTCTACTTTgacattatttgttttatcttGGATATCGTGAACGTCGGCGTGTTCTTTCCGTCAAGATCAG GATCAACTTCAAGACGATTCAGTGCTGGAATGGCTATCGTGAACATGCTGCTACGTCCATTGACCGCTTTTTTCCTTTACAAAATTATGGGCGAAAGGAATGCTCTCTATGGAGGATCTGCTTACCATGATAGCGCACTGACAGAAATTTTCGGCAATCCAGATAATCGTCGTGGACGCTATCAAGATATGGGCCACGTCGCAGCGCCATCACAAGAACTGCGAGCTGCAGCTGCCGCTTCCGCTGACGAGTTAAACACTTTACAGAAAGTGTGA
- the LOC124189919 gene encoding U8-agatoxin-Ao1a-like isoform X2, with protein MVSKVVVVLFAVLVLSQAVLCLDPHYFDEVAEDQMTNEQQSAGLNYFTDNAEPLMENAQKRSCIRRGGSCDHRRNDCCFSSSCRCNLWGSNCRCHRAGLFQKWG; from the exons ATGGTTTCCAAAGTGGTGGTGGTCCTCTTCGCGGTCCTCGTCTTGAGCCAGGCCGTCCTCTGTCTCGATCCGCATTACTTTGACGAAG TTGCAGAAGATCAGATGACTAACGAACAACAATCTGCTGGATTGAACTACTTTACCGACAACGCTGAGCCTCTGATGGAAAATGCCCAAAA ACGATCTTGCATCCGACGCGGTGGCAGCTGCGACCATAGGAGGAACGATTGCTGCTTCAGCAGCTCCTGTCGCTGCAACCTGTGGGGATCCAATTGCCGTTGTCATCGGGCCGGACTCTTCCAGAAATGGGGCTAA
- the LOC124189919 gene encoding uncharacterized protein LOC124189919 isoform X1: MVSKVVVVLFAVLVLSQAVLCLDPHYFDEVAEDQMTNEQQSAGLNYFTDNAEPLMENAQKRSPLIYVSRRSCIRRGGSCDHRRNDCCFSSSCRCNLWGSNCRCHRAGLFQKWG, encoded by the exons ATGGTTTCCAAAGTGGTGGTGGTCCTCTTCGCGGTCCTCGTCTTGAGCCAGGCCGTCCTCTGTCTCGATCCGCATTACTTTGACGAAG TTGCAGAAGATCAGATGACTAACGAACAACAATCTGCTGGATTGAACTACTTTACCGACAACGCTGAGCCTCTGATGGAAAATGCCCAAAA acgTTCGCCTTTGATTTATGTTTCCAGACGATCTTGCATCCGACGCGGTGGCAGCTGCGACCATAGGAGGAACGATTGCTGCTTCAGCAGCTCCTGTCGCTGCAACCTGTGGGGATCCAATTGCCGTTGTCATCGGGCCGGACTCTTCCAGAAATGGGGCTAA
- the LOC124191465 gene encoding uncharacterized protein LOC124191465 — protein MALSSKSHHHSTSSSSAAVMMKFKCSEYSSSAAHQNLSFQSSSSDVTEQPKKRQQQQQQQPSQLSRELDDCSSVSSSSSSLVNSDFYFFANRGVGAGKGKGPDEVSSETVDSGLSSDTEGFTPPPLPRRANKKAVAPCKSEKLVMLMDDSQSDVSADSLALNDDAQTELTSLASISDCGGLDNNNVSPLTGRKQALPSNLLTEIRTKAVKLHHYQQPQSVKELGKALDSQLKLQRSKSSSVPPSRSRSLILPIPPQPQQQQQQQIAPSSFDPSDCYYQRFHMCEYIEIDSKNNNNINNSSQPESPIDDLSFVGLKDILNVEKSGQTIRSHKSGTVRGVRNRVRAGITTFLQGKTFKSYAEREHGKVVVYTTSMGVVRQTFQRCLQVQRILGTLLINYEERDVSMNRQVQQELKERMNRNRIVIPQVFVEGQLLGDADAIEKLNESGDLRQILRRYKRVGPETICDSCGGYRYLPCSVCSGSKKSIHRNHFTAEFAALKCITCNEAGLIRCVACSSTSPA, from the exons ATGGCGTTATCGTCCAAGTCACATCATCACTCCACGTCCAGCAGTTCGGCCGCCGTGATGATGAAATTCAAGTGCAGCGAATATTCGTCGTCGGCAGCTCATCAGAACTTGTCGTTCCAGTCGTCGTCCAGCGACGTGACAGAACAGCCGAAGAAgcgccagcaacagcagcagcagcagccgagtcAATTGTCGAGGGAGCTGGACGATTGTTCGagcgtcagcagcagcagcagtagtctGGTCAACTctgatttctatttcttcgCTAATAGAGGCGTCGGTGCTGGTAAGGGCAAAGGGCCGGATGAGGTCAGCAGCGAAACGGTGGACAGCGGCCTGTCGTCCGACACGGAAGGTTTCACTCCGCCGCCGTTGCCTCGCCGGGCCAACAAGAAGGCGGTGGCTCCTTGCAAGTCGGAGAAGCTCGTGATGCTTATGGATGATTCGCAGTCGGACGTCAGCGCCGATTCGCTGGCCCTCAACGACGACGCCCAAACGGAATTGACGTCGTTGGCCAGCATCAGTGATTGCGGCGGGCTAGACAACAACAATGTCAGCCCGTTGACGGGACGTAAACAAGCTCTGCCCAGCAATCTGTTGACAGAGATTCGCACCAAAGCCGTCAAGCTCCATCACTACCAGCAGCCGCAATCGGTCAAAGAGCTGGGCAAAGCCCTCGACTCGCAATTAAAACTCCAGCGCAGCAAGAGCTCATCTGTGCCGCCGTCACGTAGCCGCAGTCTCATTCTGCCCATTCCGCCTCAGcctcagcaacagcagcagcagcaaatcgCTCCGTCGTCGTTCGACCCGTCCGACTGCTACTACCAGCGCTTCCACATGTGCGAGTACATTGAAATCGacagcaaaaacaacaacaacatcaacaacagcagccagccgGAATCGCCGATTGACGACCTGAGCTTCGTCGGTTTGAAAGACATTTTGAATGTCGAGAAGAGTGGCCAAACCATCAGGAGCCACAAGAGCGGCACGGTCCGCGGAGTGCGGAACCGCGTCCGAGCCGGAATCACCACCTTCCTCCAGGGCAAGACCTTTAAG AGTTACGCGGAACGGGAGCACGGCAAAGTGGTGGTGTACACGACGTCGATGGGCGTGGTCAGGCAGACATTCCAGCGCTGTTTGCAGGTGCAGCGCATTCTGGGCACGTTGCTCATCAATTACGAGGAGCGCGACGTCTCCATGAACCGACAAGTGCAACAGGAGCTCAAGGAGCGGATGAATCGCAACCGCATCGTCATCCCGCAAGTCTTTGTCGAGGGACAGCTCCTTGGC GACGCCGACGCCATTGAGAAATTGAACGAAAGTGGCGACTTGAGGCAGATCCTTCGTCGCTACAAG CGCGTCGGACCGGAAACCATCTGCGATTCGTGCGGCGGCTACCGCTACCTGCCGTGTTCCGTCTGTTCCGGCTCTAAGAAATCCATCCACCGCAACCACTTCACCGCCGAGTTTGCGGCTCTCAAGTGCATCACCTGCAACGAAGCGGGTCTCATCCGCTGCGTCGCTTGTTCATCCACTTCGCCCGCTTGA